A window of the Flavobacterium sp. J372 genome harbors these coding sequences:
- a CDS encoding HAMP domain-containing protein, with product MAFLYKFFCLIIGFTLLVNVPGYIANPIRELTESIRQIASRNYSQRVYNKGNDEFSVLARSFNTMAEKLEEYNNSDLAKLMIEKNA from the coding sequence ATGGCTTTCCTTTACAAGTTCTTTTGCCTTATAATCGGCTTTACACTGTTAGTAAATGTTCCGGGATACATTGCAAATCCGATAAGGGAATTAACAGAGAGCATCAGGCAAATTGCATCCAGAAACTACTCACAAAGGGTATATAATAAAGGCAATGATGAATTTTCAGTCCTCGCCAGGTCATTTAATACAATGGCCGAGAAACTCGAAGAATACAACAATTCCGACCTTGCTAAGCTGATGATTGAAAAAAACGCATAG